One segment of Halococcus salsus DNA contains the following:
- a CDS encoding iron-containing alcohol dehydrogenase family protein, which produces MNPIDPFEYDNAAGRIAFGRGTAADLGDLVRDAGGERALVVCGEHVGANRELMDPVEDGLGERYAGTFDGTTPDKSAAGAFGGVAAMDELDADALVAVGGGSSIDLARAMRAIEAGDRDRDDLREHAAETGGLPIPDGDLTRLVAVPTTLAGADLSAGGSVTFDGEDGDIVAGFSDPALMPDALVYDPELFETTPEGVLFGSAMNGFDKGLELPYARHASPLTDATALRGLELMADALPELPAPEAMDAAVAGVVLVQYGQGNRGPGLLSAIHAFGHGLREEGVQQGIAHAVLAPPVLELLFSEVDGRRDALADALDVSAEGSDATAAAVVERVAEVRDSMDLPTKLRDLDAVERDALPGVAEYIYDDATLDNGPEGFEPTVEEIEGTLEDAW; this is translated from the coding sequence ATGAATCCCATCGATCCCTTCGAGTACGACAACGCCGCCGGCCGGATCGCGTTCGGTCGTGGGACGGCGGCCGACCTCGGGGACCTCGTGCGCGACGCGGGCGGCGAGCGCGCACTCGTGGTCTGTGGCGAACACGTCGGCGCGAATCGCGAGCTGATGGACCCAGTGGAAGATGGGCTCGGCGAGCGGTACGCGGGGACCTTCGACGGGACGACGCCCGACAAATCGGCCGCGGGCGCGTTCGGTGGGGTCGCCGCGATGGACGAGCTCGACGCGGACGCGCTCGTCGCGGTCGGTGGCGGGAGTTCGATCGACCTCGCGCGGGCGATGCGGGCGATCGAGGCCGGCGACCGGGATAGGGACGACCTTCGTGAGCACGCCGCCGAGACGGGTGGACTGCCGATTCCCGATGGCGACCTCACGAGGCTCGTCGCGGTTCCGACGACGCTCGCGGGGGCCGACCTCTCGGCCGGCGGCTCGGTGACGTTCGACGGCGAGGACGGCGACATCGTCGCCGGGTTCAGCGACCCCGCGTTGATGCCCGACGCGTTGGTCTACGACCCGGAGCTGTTCGAGACGACGCCCGAGGGAGTGCTGTTCGGCTCGGCGATGAACGGGTTCGACAAGGGGCTCGAACTGCCCTACGCCCGGCACGCCAGCCCGCTGACCGACGCGACCGCGCTACGTGGATTGGAACTCATGGCCGACGCGTTGCCCGAACTTCCCGCGCCCGAGGCGATGGACGCCGCCGTCGCGGGGGTCGTGCTCGTCCAGTACGGTCAGGGGAATCGCGGGCCGGGCTTGCTGTCCGCGATCCACGCCTTCGGTCACGGGCTGCGCGAGGAGGGCGTCCAGCAGGGGATCGCCCACGCCGTGCTGGCCCCGCCGGTGCTCGAACTCCTCTTCTCCGAAGTCGACGGTCGCCGCGACGCCCTCGCGGACGCGCTCGATGTGAGCGCCGAGGGCTCGGACGCCACGGCCGCGGCGGTCGTCGAGCGCGTCGCCGAGGTGCGGGACTCGATGGACCTCCCGACGAAGCTCCGCGACCTCGACGCGGTCGAGCGCGACGCGCTCCCGGGTGTCGCCGAGTACATCTACGACGACGCGACGCTCGACAACGGGCCCGAGGGGTTCGAGCCGACCGTCGAGGAGATCGAGGGGACCCTCGAAGACGCATGGTGA
- the aroA gene encoding 3-phosphoshikimate 1-carboxyvinyltransferase codes for MDAEIAPSSVAGRVTAPPSKSYTHRAILAAGYGEGETRVEAPLVSADTRATARAVRAFGGEVDLADDAFVVRGFGYPAVPEDVIDCGNSGTTMRLVTGTAALAEGLTVLTGDGSLRSRPHGPLLDAIEDLDGRAESTRANGRAPLVVGGPVAGERVSIPGDVSSQFVTALLMAGARTESGLAIDLETELKSAPYVEITRELLADFDVETERTDAGFAVSGAQSYDSGGSYRVPGDFSSTSYLLAAGALAADEGLDVAGAYPSAQGDTAIVDHLERMGAALSWDRDSGTISVERSDLQGIEVDVGDTPDLLPTLATLGAAAEGETRIVNAEHVRYKETDRVSAMAEELEKMGAAVTERQDSLTIHGGDSTLHGARVDGRGDHRIVMALAVAGLVSEGTTTVTGAEHVDVSFPDFFDLLRGAGADVDLD; via the coding sequence ATGGACGCAGAGATCGCGCCGTCGTCGGTCGCCGGCCGGGTCACCGCCCCGCCGTCGAAGAGCTACACCCATCGGGCCATCCTCGCCGCGGGTTACGGCGAGGGCGAGACCAGAGTCGAAGCGCCGCTCGTGAGCGCCGACACGCGGGCGACCGCACGCGCGGTGCGCGCCTTCGGCGGGGAGGTCGACCTCGCCGACGACGCGTTCGTCGTCCGGGGGTTCGGCTACCCCGCAGTCCCCGAGGACGTCATCGACTGCGGCAACTCCGGCACCACGATGCGGCTCGTGACCGGGACGGCGGCGCTCGCCGAGGGCCTCACCGTCCTCACCGGCGACGGATCGCTCCGATCGCGCCCCCACGGCCCGCTGCTCGACGCCATCGAGGACCTCGACGGGCGCGCCGAGAGCACCCGGGCCAACGGACGAGCGCCGCTCGTGGTCGGCGGTCCCGTCGCGGGCGAGCGGGTCTCGATCCCCGGCGACGTCTCCTCGCAGTTCGTCACCGCGCTCCTGATGGCGGGCGCGCGCACCGAGTCGGGACTCGCTATCGACCTCGAAACCGAGCTCAAGTCCGCGCCCTACGTCGAGATAACCCGCGAGCTGCTCGCTGATTTCGACGTGGAGACCGAGCGAACGGACGCGGGATTCGCCGTCTCGGGTGCACAGTCCTACGATTCGGGTGGGAGCTACCGCGTCCCGGGTGACTTCTCGTCGACCTCCTATCTCCTCGCGGCGGGCGCGCTCGCCGCCGACGAGGGGCTCGACGTGGCGGGCGCGTACCCGAGCGCTCAGGGCGACACCGCCATCGTCGACCACCTCGAACGAATGGGCGCGGCGCTCTCGTGGGACCGCGATTCTGGAACCATTTCGGTCGAGCGAAGCGACCTCCAGGGCATCGAGGTCGACGTCGGCGACACCCCCGACCTCCTGCCGACGCTCGCGACCCTCGGGGCCGCCGCCGAGGGTGAGACGCGGATCGTGAACGCCGAGCACGTCCGATACAAGGAGACCGACCGTGTGAGCGCGATGGCGGAGGAACTCGAGAAGATGGGCGCGGCGGTCACCGAACGGCAGGATTCGCTCACGATCCACGGCGGCGACTCGACCCTGCACGGCGCGCGGGTCGACGGTCGTGGCGACCACCGTATCGTGATGGCGCTCGCGGTCGCGGGCCTGGTCTCCGAGGGCACGACGACCGTCACGGGGGCCGAACACGTCGACGTCTCGTTCCCCGATTTCTTCGACTTGCTTCGCGGGGCCGGTGCCGATGTGGACCTCGACTGA
- a CDS encoding NUDIX hydrolase — protein sequence MSTPAAGDDADPPAATDGETHPNAAQDVIAVDENDEPSELVNRLDAHTGDGVRHRAFTALLFDGSGNLLLAQRSPEKRLWDTCWDGTVASHPREGETQVEATRKRLEEELGVTPDQYDDLRTTDRFEYKRYYFDEGIEWEVCTVLKATLTDTSLAPDEEEVGGLLWVPYEHLHENPRWYRQLDLCPWFEIAMRRDF from the coding sequence ATGAGCACGCCCGCCGCAGGCGACGACGCCGACCCACCCGCCGCGACCGACGGGGAGACCCACCCGAACGCCGCCCAGGACGTGATCGCGGTGGACGAGAACGACGAGCCGAGCGAACTCGTCAACCGCCTCGACGCCCACACCGGCGACGGGGTTCGCCACCGAGCCTTCACCGCCCTGCTGTTCGATGGATCGGGCAACCTCCTGCTCGCCCAGCGCAGCCCCGAGAAACGCCTCTGGGACACCTGCTGGGACGGCACCGTGGCCTCCCATCCCCGCGAGGGTGAAACCCAGGTCGAGGCGACCCGCAAACGCCTCGAAGAGGAACTCGGCGTCACACCCGACCAGTACGACGACCTTCGGACGACGGACCGCTTCGAGTACAAACGCTACTACTTCGACGAGGGCATCGAGTGGGAGGTCTGTACTGTGCTGAAAGCCACCCTCACGGACACCTCGCTCGCGCCGGACGAGGAGGAGGTCGGGGGCCTGCTTTGGGTTCCCTACGAACACCTCCACGAGAACCCACGCTGGTACCGGCAGTTGGATCTGTGTCCGTGGTTCGAGATTGCGATGCGACGCGACTTTTAG
- a CDS encoding GNAT family N-acetyltransferase, translating to MTFLPGDAVDLVPLDPADDAHVAAYRRSRNEPTMRATGSYGRGLTDGHASDRVQELQTGDEDHALCAIRAENETVGWGTIHTVDGRSRTTAVGYYVLPEYQGNGYASEAARLLVAYAFDELNARRVEATVQADNPASKRVLEKLGFVHEGTKRDAYYKEGEYKDITLWGLLANEFVRASS from the coding sequence ATGACGTTTCTCCCGGGTGACGCGGTCGACCTGGTTCCACTCGATCCTGCCGACGACGCCCACGTCGCGGCCTACCGTCGGTCACGCAACGAACCCACGATGCGCGCCACCGGGTCGTACGGCCGTGGACTCACCGACGGCCACGCGAGCGATCGGGTTCAGGAACTCCAGACCGGCGACGAGGACCACGCGCTCTGCGCGATCCGGGCCGAGAACGAGACGGTGGGCTGGGGAACCATCCACACGGTGGACGGACGTTCACGGACCACGGCTGTAGGCTACTACGTCCTCCCCGAGTACCAAGGCAACGGGTACGCCAGCGAGGCCGCTCGGCTGCTCGTCGCGTACGCTTTCGACGAGCTCAACGCCCGCCGTGTCGAGGCCACGGTGCAGGCCGACAACCCCGCGAGCAAGCGCGTGCTCGAAAAATTGGGCTTCGTCCACGAGGGCACGAAGCGCGACGCCTACTACAAAGAAGGCGAGTACAAGGACATCACGCTCTGGGGTCTGCTCGCCAACGAGTTCGTCCGAGCGTCTTCGTAG
- a CDS encoding methyltransferase, translating to MSDDTRVLELESRVSAARPVYRFRTADGVHSKRSFRTAELLLLDALWDSTLGDCCCLEATYGVVGCVLAGRADSVHMTESSARAARLCGRNASANSVDATTALTADPRTLDERFDTVAYAPKPYTPLSMGRQRIANGLAVLRPGGSLSLVAAKHTGLTRYRACLRDLVAGVERVTERDGFVVLRASRPPVFDPPQLVSPRTIHTAVDGTELSLVTLPGVFSATGLDDGTRLLLEAATVENGERVLDLCCGSGAIGTYTARVADCEVWLTDDDCVATCCAERTLDASGVTGSIVTADCTDGVDGPFDRVLCNPPTHAGRGVLADLFAGAREVLAPGGEFVLVHHRDLDLRAHLSGFETVEALRTGDEHVVLRATG from the coding sequence ATGAGCGACGATACTCGCGTTCTCGAACTCGAATCACGGGTTTCGGCCGCACGACCCGTCTATCGGTTCCGTACCGCGGACGGCGTTCACTCGAAGCGCTCGTTTCGCACAGCCGAACTCCTGCTTCTCGACGCGCTCTGGGATTCGACCCTCGGGGACTGTTGCTGTCTCGAAGCCACCTACGGGGTCGTCGGTTGCGTGCTCGCCGGCCGAGCGGATTCAGTCCACATGACCGAATCGAGCGCCCGTGCCGCGCGTCTCTGTGGGCGAAACGCGAGCGCGAACAGTGTCGACGCGACGACCGCGCTCACTGCCGACCCGCGAACCCTCGACGAGCGATTCGACACGGTGGCGTACGCGCCGAAGCCCTACACACCGCTCTCGATGGGCCGCCAGCGCATCGCGAACGGTCTCGCCGTTCTCCGTCCCGGTGGTTCGCTCTCCCTCGTGGCGGCGAAACACACCGGGCTCACGCGCTATCGAGCCTGCCTTCGCGACCTCGTGGCCGGCGTCGAACGGGTCACCGAGCGCGACGGCTTCGTGGTGCTCCGTGCCAGCCGTCCGCCGGTGTTCGACCCGCCACAGCTCGTTTCGCCGCGAACGATCCACACGGCGGTTGACGGCACCGAACTGTCGCTCGTCACCCTTCCCGGGGTGTTCTCGGCCACCGGGCTCGACGACGGAACCCGGTTACTCCTCGAAGCTGCGACCGTGGAGAACGGCGAGCGGGTTCTCGACCTCTGTTGTGGCTCCGGCGCTATCGGAACTTACACCGCCCGTGTCGCCGACTGCGAGGTTTGGCTCACCGACGACGACTGCGTCGCGACGTGCTGTGCCGAGCGCACACTCGACGCGTCCGGCGTGACGGGGTCCATCGTGACCGCCGACTGTACCGACGGCGTCGATGGCCCGTTCGACCGCGTCCTCTGCAACCCACCGACTCACGCCGGTCGTGGGGTGCTCGCGGACCTCTTCGCGGGTGCTCGTGAGGTGCTCGCGCCCGGTGGTGAGTTCGTTCTGGTCCACCATCGCGACCTCGACCTTCGAGCGCATCTCTCGGGGTTCGAGACGGTGGAGGCGCTGCGGACGGGTGACGAACACGTCGTCCTACGAGCCACCGGATGA
- a CDS encoding M24 family metallopeptidase, translating to MDLDLSALDTALDDADADGYLLNADSDDPDQRYLSGFTAPDPFVTLYDGETHLLVSALEYGRAKGESRAGTVSRHADYTDGAGSREAGHVVLAAFLDDHDVASVLVPPRFPVGTADGLREEGIAVTAEEGSVLTDIRAVKTDEEVDHIREAQRVNERGMAAAEELLREADVEDGILVLDGEPLTSERVKTAIETTFLENGFSSGESIVACGSGAADPHNRGSGPLAADESIIIDIFPGSGETGYHADMTRTFVKGEPSETIEAWYDLTEDAFDAAMDAIEPGATGAAVHDAVCDVYEDAGEPTLRADPETETGYIHGTGHGIGLAVHELPSLSFNGGELEPGNVVTVEPGLYDPDVGGVRIEDFVVVTEDGCENVAEYPKSLRVE from the coding sequence ATGGATCTCGACCTTTCGGCGCTCGATACGGCGCTCGACGATGCCGACGCCGACGGCTACCTTCTCAACGCCGACTCCGACGACCCCGACCAGCGCTACCTCTCGGGGTTCACCGCCCCCGACCCGTTCGTGACGCTCTACGACGGCGAGACCCACCTCCTCGTCTCGGCGCTCGAATACGGTCGTGCGAAGGGCGAGAGCCGGGCGGGGACGGTCTCGCGCCACGCCGACTACACCGACGGCGCGGGGAGCCGCGAGGCGGGCCACGTCGTTCTCGCGGCGTTCCTCGACGACCACGACGTCGCCTCGGTGCTCGTCCCGCCCCGGTTCCCGGTCGGGACCGCCGACGGCCTCCGCGAAGAAGGGATCGCGGTGACGGCCGAAGAGGGAAGCGTCCTCACCGACATCCGGGCCGTGAAGACCGACGAGGAGGTCGACCACATCAGGGAGGCCCAGCGCGTCAACGAACGGGGGATGGCCGCCGCCGAGGAACTCCTTCGCGAGGCCGACGTGGAGGACGGCATCCTCGTGCTCGACGGCGAACCACTCACCTCGGAGCGGGTCAAGACCGCTATCGAGACGACGTTCCTCGAGAACGGGTTCTCCTCCGGGGAGTCGATCGTGGCCTGCGGCAGCGGTGCCGCCGACCCCCACAACCGCGGGAGCGGCCCGCTCGCCGCCGACGAGTCGATCATCATCGACATCTTCCCGGGGAGCGGCGAAACTGGCTACCACGCCGACATGACCCGGACGTTCGTGAAGGGCGAGCCCAGCGAGACGATCGAGGCGTGGTACGACCTCACCGAGGACGCGTTCGACGCCGCGATGGACGCGATCGAACCCGGCGCGACGGGCGCAGCGGTCCACGACGCGGTCTGTGACGTCTACGAGGACGCCGGCGAGCCGACCCTCCGCGCGGACCCCGAAACCGAGACGGGCTACATCCACGGGACCGGTCACGGCATCGGGCTCGCGGTCCACGAGCTACCGAGCCTGAGCTTCAACGGCGGGGAACTCGAACCCGGCAACGTCGTCACCGTCGAACCGGGGCTCTACGACCCCGACGTCGGCGGGGTCCGGATCGAGGACTTCGTGGTCGTCACCGAGGACGGCTGTGAGAACGTCGCCGAGTACCCGAAATCACTTCGAGTCGAGTAG
- a CDS encoding DUF5785 family protein, with the protein MADWPHDPDGEEGSEGMRKYGQAIVAKKVDEGEDFPLDVGAFVDEHGDEPIRLNYERVVSLEEVFDGVEDDEIGDIQTMHQRVGESMRANGLWEYDPETEGPESGSA; encoded by the coding sequence ATGGCAGACTGGCCGCACGACCCCGACGGCGAGGAGGGCAGCGAGGGAATGCGCAAGTACGGGCAGGCGATCGTCGCGAAGAAGGTCGACGAGGGGGAGGACTTCCCGCTCGACGTGGGCGCGTTCGTCGACGAACACGGCGACGAACCGATCCGGCTCAACTACGAGCGGGTCGTGAGCCTCGAAGAAGTCTTCGACGGTGTCGAGGACGACGAGATCGGGGACATCCAGACGATGCACCAGCGCGTCGGCGAGTCCATGCGGGCGAACGGGCTCTGGGAGTACGACCCCGAGACGGAGGGCCCCGAATCGGGGTCGGCCTGA
- the guaB gene encoding IMP dehydrogenase, translated as MVTNGSEPFSEKLRVPEALTFDDVLLRPKESRVEPDEADTATRVSRSVELTVPVLSAAMDTVTESDLAIAMARQGGLGVLHRNMDIEEVAAEVERVKRADELVIREVVTASPDQTVREVDEMMEAEGVSGAPVVNEAGEVLGIISATDIRPYLEVRDRDEVREAMTDEVITAPANVDAREALELMYEHKIERVPVVDEENRLSGLVTMQGILQRREYDSAARDERGRLRVGVAVGPFETDRAAAVDEAGADVLFIDCAHAHNRNVIDSARELASGVEADVVVGNVGTREAAAELVDFADGIKVGIGPGSICTTRVVTGSGMPQITAVAQVADVASEHDIPVIADGGIRYSGDAIKAIAAGADAVMLGSYFAGTDEAPGRVVTMNGKRYKQYRGMGSVGAMQSGDDGNRYMKDVQEDEDFIPEGVEAATPYKGSVESELFQLVGGMQSGMGYVGADTIPTFKERAEFVRVSSAGQTEGHAHDVVITDEAPNYSPDS; from the coding sequence ATGGTAACCAACGGTTCGGAACCCTTCTCGGAGAAGCTTCGTGTCCCGGAAGCGCTCACGTTCGACGACGTGTTGCTCCGGCCGAAGGAGAGCCGGGTCGAGCCCGACGAGGCCGACACCGCGACCCGCGTCTCGCGCTCGGTCGAACTCACCGTCCCGGTCCTCTCGGCGGCGATGGACACCGTCACCGAGAGCGACCTGGCGATCGCGATGGCGCGTCAGGGTGGGCTCGGGGTGCTCCACCGGAACATGGACATCGAGGAGGTCGCCGCGGAGGTCGAGCGCGTCAAGCGCGCCGACGAGCTCGTGATCCGCGAGGTCGTGACCGCGAGCCCCGACCAGACCGTGCGCGAGGTCGACGAGATGATGGAAGCCGAAGGGGTGAGCGGCGCGCCCGTCGTGAACGAGGCGGGCGAGGTGCTGGGGATCATCTCCGCGACCGACATCCGACCCTACCTCGAAGTCCGCGATCGCGACGAGGTCCGCGAGGCGATGACCGACGAGGTGATCACGGCCCCCGCGAACGTCGACGCACGCGAGGCGCTCGAACTCATGTACGAGCACAAAATCGAGCGCGTGCCGGTGGTCGACGAGGAGAACCGACTGAGCGGGCTGGTGACGATGCAGGGGATCCTCCAGCGCCGGGAGTACGACTCGGCCGCCCGCGACGAGCGGGGCCGACTCCGGGTCGGGGTCGCCGTCGGACCGTTCGAGACCGACCGCGCGGCGGCGGTCGACGAGGCGGGTGCCGACGTCCTCTTCATCGACTGCGCGCACGCCCACAACCGCAACGTCATCGACTCGGCGCGCGAGCTCGCGTCGGGCGTTGAGGCCGACGTGGTGGTCGGCAACGTCGGGACCCGCGAGGCCGCCGCGGAACTCGTGGACTTCGCCGACGGGATCAAGGTCGGCATCGGCCCGGGGTCGATCTGTACGACGCGGGTCGTCACCGGGTCGGGAATGCCCCAGATCACCGCCGTCGCGCAGGTCGCGGACGTCGCTAGCGAGCACGATATTCCCGTCATCGCCGACGGCGGGATCCGCTACTCGGGCGACGCCATCAAGGCCATCGCGGCGGGCGCGGACGCGGTGATGCTCGGGTCGTACTTCGCCGGAACCGACGAGGCACCGGGCCGCGTGGTGACGATGAACGGCAAGCGCTACAAGCAGTACCGTGGGATGGGGTCGGTCGGCGCGATGCAGTCGGGCGACGACGGCAACCGCTATATGAAGGACGTCCAGGAGGACGAGGACTTCATCCCCGAGGGTGTCGAGGCCGCGACGCCCTACAAGGGCAGCGTCGAGAGCGAACTCTTCCAATTGGTGGGAGGAATGCAGAGCGGGATGGGCTACGTGGGAGCGGACACCATCCCCACGTTCAAAGAGCGCGCGGAGTTCGTTCGGGTTTCGTCTGCGGGCCAGACTGAGGGCCACGCCCACGACGTGGTGATCACCGACGAAGCGCCGAACTACAGCCCGGATAGCTAG
- a CDS encoding diacylglycerol/lipid kinase family protein, giving the protein MTPHVRPNAVRTDGGGSRVLVYNPVSGNGSHTDEVYDLAEEYDVTVRETNEGGDAVDLARETDADLVAAGGGDGTLHEVVRGLYEADTLDTTTVAVIPTGTGNNFAGNVGIETIADGFETLDGGERRAIDLGVANGHPFVNSAIAGLTADASSETSADQKDSLGVLAYVVNTIRTAADFEGLDLSIETPDDEAAWTGKAAFVLVGNGRRFPVEGRTQANMEDGRFEVTVIEDRPTGKLVGEATLRRLLGSDTGNITRLEAPELAVSVNGGEPGTFSLDGEMLSARELDLETHANAVTLCVGEAYDPTPPAVD; this is encoded by the coding sequence ATGACCCCTCACGTCCGCCCGAACGCGGTCCGGACCGACGGCGGCGGCTCCCGGGTGCTCGTCTACAACCCGGTCAGCGGGAACGGGAGCCACACAGACGAGGTCTACGACCTCGCCGAGGAGTACGACGTGACGGTTCGGGAGACGAACGAGGGCGGCGACGCCGTCGATCTCGCTCGCGAGACCGACGCCGACCTCGTGGCGGCCGGCGGGGGCGACGGCACCCTCCACGAGGTGGTTCGAGGGCTCTACGAGGCGGACACCCTGGACACGACGACCGTCGCCGTGATCCCCACCGGCACGGGAAACAACTTCGCGGGGAACGTCGGGATCGAGACCATCGCGGACGGCTTCGAGACCCTCGACGGGGGCGAACGACGCGCGATCGACCTCGGGGTGGCGAACGGCCACCCGTTCGTCAACTCCGCGATCGCGGGGCTGACCGCCGATGCGAGCTCCGAGACCTCCGCCGACCAAAAGGACTCGCTGGGCGTGCTGGCCTACGTCGTCAACACCATCCGAACCGCCGCGGACTTCGAGGGACTCGACCTCTCGATCGAGACGCCCGACGACGAGGCCGCCTGGACCGGGAAGGCGGCGTTCGTGCTCGTCGGCAACGGCCGGCGGTTCCCGGTCGAGGGGCGGACGCAGGCGAACATGGAGGACGGTCGGTTCGAGGTCACGGTCATCGAGGATCGTCCGACGGGCAAGCTCGTCGGGGAGGCCACCCTCCGGCGGCTGCTCGGGAGTGACACGGGGAACATCACGCGGCTCGAAGCCCCGGAACTCGCGGTGTCCGTGAACGGAGGCGAACCCGGCACCTTCAGCCTCGACGGCGAGATGCTCTCGGCGCGCGAGCTCGACCTCGAAACCCACGCCAACGCGGTCACGCTGTGCGTCGGCGAGGCGTACGACCCCACCCCGCCCGCCGTGGACTAA
- a CDS encoding DUF7344 domain-containing protein, whose protein sequence is MVSDNAAGSSSGAPGWVVGGTADDVEHSGGSIPLSTGTVCELISNARRRAVIEHVAALDTEEGVGMGDLARTIAGEEHDIPPATVSAEQRKTVYVSLLQNHLPKLDAANVVAWNDRSGMVAHGECVDELAALVESIDRACDPDGV, encoded by the coding sequence ATGGTCTCCGACAACGCGGCCGGGTCGTCCTCGGGAGCGCCCGGGTGGGTCGTCGGTGGGACGGCCGACGACGTCGAGCACTCCGGAGGGTCGATACCGCTCTCGACCGGGACCGTCTGTGAACTCATCAGCAACGCCCGCCGCCGGGCGGTCATCGAACACGTCGCAGCGCTCGACACCGAGGAGGGCGTCGGGATGGGCGACCTCGCACGAACGATCGCGGGCGAGGAACACGACATCCCGCCCGCGACGGTCTCGGCCGAACAGCGAAAGACGGTCTACGTCTCGCTCCTCCAGAACCACCTCCCGAAGCTCGACGCCGCGAACGTGGTCGCCTGGAACGACCGCTCGGGGATGGTGGCCCACGGCGAGTGTGTCGACGAACTCGCGGCCCTCGTCGAGAGCATCGACCGCGCCTGCGACCCCGATGGCGTCTGA
- the aroC gene encoding chorismate synthase, with the protein MNGNEFGRLFRVTTFGESHGQAMGVTVSGCPAGLELDEDDIQIELDRRKPGQSQITTSRGEPDAVSIKSGLQDGYTTGTPIGMVIQNKDARSGKYEPFITAPRPSHGDFTYSAKFGTRNWGGGGRSSARETANWVAAGAVARKILASEGIEIRAHVNQIGDIEAPEVSFEDIREHAEENPVRCAHPETAERMREAIDDYQREGDSIGGSIYFEIRGAPRGLGAPRFDSIPARLGQAMLSVPATTGFEFGLGREARRYRGSERNEDWEFDENGDPIPTGNDHGGIQGGITTGQPIRGEVTLHAPTSIPKKQTTVDWETGEEKEAQVIGRHDPVLPPRGVPVVEAMAALTMVDFMLLGGRVNPDRLDGDLGEYDTDYHPSSPENDPEDAATSTEPTDD; encoded by the coding sequence ATGAACGGCAACGAGTTCGGACGGCTCTTTCGGGTCACGACGTTCGGCGAGAGCCACGGTCAGGCGATGGGGGTCACGGTATCGGGCTGTCCGGCGGGACTGGAACTCGACGAGGACGACATCCAAATCGAACTCGACCGGCGCAAACCCGGCCAGTCACAGATCACGACCAGCCGCGGCGAACCCGACGCGGTGTCGATCAAGAGCGGGCTGCAAGACGGCTACACGACCGGCACGCCGATCGGGATGGTGATCCAGAACAAGGACGCCCGCTCGGGCAAGTACGAGCCGTTCATCACGGCTCCGCGGCCCTCCCACGGCGACTTCACCTACTCCGCGAAGTTCGGCACGCGGAACTGGGGCGGCGGGGGGCGCTCGTCGGCCCGCGAGACCGCGAACTGGGTCGCCGCGGGCGCGGTCGCCCGAAAGATCCTCGCGAGCGAGGGGATCGAGATCCGCGCGCACGTCAACCAGATCGGCGACATCGAGGCTCCCGAGGTGAGCTTCGAGGATATCCGCGAGCACGCCGAGGAGAACCCCGTCCGGTGTGCCCACCCCGAGACGGCCGAACGGATGCGCGAGGCGATCGACGACTACCAGCGCGAGGGCGACTCGATCGGCGGGTCGATCTACTTCGAGATCCGGGGCGCGCCGCGCGGCCTCGGTGCCCCCCGATTCGACTCGATCCCCGCACGTCTCGGTCAGGCCATGCTGAGCGTCCCCGCGACGACTGGCTTCGAGTTCGGGCTGGGGCGGGAGGCGCGGCGTTACCGGGGCAGCGAACGCAACGAGGACTGGGAGTTCGACGAGAACGGGGATCCAATCCCGACCGGCAACGACCACGGCGGCATCCAGGGCGGGATCACGACCGGCCAGCCGATCCGTGGGGAGGTCACGCTCCACGCGCCGACCTCGATCCCGAAAAAGCAGACCACCGTCGACTGGGAGACGGGCGAGGAGAAGGAGGCCCAGGTCATCGGTCGCCACGACCCCGTGCTCCCACCGCGCGGCGTCCCGGTGGTGGAGGCGATGGCGGCGCTCACGATGGTCGACTTCATGCTCCTCGGTGGGCGGGTCAATCCGGACCGGCTCGACGGCGACCTCGGCGAGTACGACACCGACTACCACCCGTCGAGCCCGGAGAACGACCCGGAAGACGCGGCGACGAGCACCGAACCGACGGACGACTGA